A single window of Candidatus Flexicrinis affinis DNA harbors:
- a CDS encoding ABC transporter ATP-binding protein: MSTTSRSGAEVAVALKGVSKHFGAVKALDHIDLEIFDGEFFSMLGPSGSGKTTSLRIVAGFEQPTAGYVTLYGRDVTSVPPFDRDVNTVFQDYALFPHMTVEQNVGYGLMIRKIDKREIKRRVGEMLEMVRLPGTQARRPSQLSGGQRQRIALARALINHPRVLLLDEPLGALDLKLRQQMQIELKAIQREVGITFIFVTHDQEEALTMSDRLAVFNHGRIEQIGTPADVYERPLTAFVAGFVGTTNILTDSVAQRLSGHPAALSIRPEKIRLLPQGTTPGPDQVGASGTVRDVIYIGMTTRYIVVLDGGGELEVVSQNLDTHAEEVFAARGTSIIAVWHRSAMRELLPAEA, translated from the coding sequence ATGAGCACGACATCCCGGTCGGGCGCCGAGGTCGCTGTCGCGCTAAAGGGCGTGAGCAAGCACTTCGGCGCCGTCAAAGCCCTCGACCACATCGACCTAGAGATCTTCGACGGCGAGTTCTTCTCGATGCTCGGCCCGTCCGGGAGCGGCAAGACGACCAGCTTGCGGATCGTCGCCGGCTTCGAACAGCCGACCGCCGGCTACGTGACGCTGTACGGGCGCGACGTGACCTCGGTGCCGCCGTTCGACCGCGACGTCAACACCGTGTTTCAAGACTATGCGCTCTTTCCGCACATGACGGTCGAGCAGAACGTTGGCTACGGGCTGATGATTCGCAAGATCGACAAGCGCGAGATCAAGCGCCGCGTGGGCGAAATGCTCGAGATGGTGCGCCTGCCGGGTACGCAGGCGCGCAGACCATCGCAGCTTTCTGGCGGGCAGCGCCAGCGCATCGCCCTTGCCCGAGCCTTGATCAACCATCCGCGCGTGCTGCTGCTGGACGAGCCGTTGGGGGCGCTCGACCTCAAGCTGCGCCAGCAGATGCAGATTGAGCTCAAGGCGATTCAGCGCGAAGTCGGCATCACGTTCATCTTCGTGACGCACGATCAAGAAGAGGCGCTGACGATGAGCGACCGCCTTGCGGTCTTCAACCACGGTCGCATCGAGCAGATCGGGACGCCGGCGGACGTCTACGAGCGCCCGCTGACGGCGTTCGTCGCCGGGTTCGTCGGCACGACCAACATCCTCACCGACAGCGTGGCACAGCGCCTCTCCGGACATCCCGCCGCGCTGAGCATCCGGCCGGAGAAGATCAGGCTGCTGCCGCAGGGCACGACGCCCGGACCCGACCAGGTTGGCGCATCCGGCACGGTGCGGGACGTGATTTACATCGGGATGACGACGCGGTACATCGTCGTGCTAGACGGCGGCGGTGAACTCGAGGTCGTCTCGCAGAACCTCGACACGCATGCCGAAGAGGTGTTTGCCGCGCGCGGGACGTCGATTATCGCCGTGTGGCACAGGTCGGCGATGCGCGAGCTTCTGCCGGCGGAGGCGTAA